The following proteins are co-located in the Fructilactobacillus carniphilus genome:
- a CDS encoding fluoride efflux transporter FluC, whose product MFLTLVLGSGIGAVGRSTITNIMKAKRLGLWATLLVNLTGCLIAGLLLGAHSASLFVSLLIGFIGGFTTYSTFNGELASFFFQHQYLRLCVYLLISYGGGLLACYLGYQFIQMI is encoded by the coding sequence ATGTTTTTAACACTGGTCTTAGGCAGTGGCATCGGTGCTGTTGGTCGTTCTACCATCACTAACATTATGAAAGCTAAACGACTGGGGCTCTGGGCCACCTTATTGGTCAATTTAACCGGTTGTTTGATTGCCGGCTTGCTCCTCGGTGCCCATTCTGCAAGTCTGTTTGTTTCCTTACTAATCGGCTTTATCGGTGGATTTACCACCTACTCCACTTTTAACGGCGAATTGGCCTCGTTCTTCTTTCAACATCAGTATCTTCGGTTATGTGTCTACCTGCTAATCAGTTATGGCGGTGGTTTGCTAGCTTGCTACCTCGGCTATCAATTCATCCAAATGATTTAG
- a CDS encoding TMEM175 family protein — protein MNKPRLEAFTDAVIAIIVTIMILELKAPENPNFSALFEEAPYFFAYIVSALFIAVAWYNQHYMFMLATHISKKIYWLNNLWLFSMSLIPVSTAWVGRYINDPDPEIFYLLVFAFWSYAYLFLSKAIADELEKTGGPAAKIRGMFIYRFIGSVWFPLILVVLIVVVFFFPPAGLFIGFIEVVLNGIRTNDDSDKLDQIKN, from the coding sequence ATGAATAAACCGCGTTTAGAGGCATTTACTGATGCCGTCATTGCAATTATTGTGACCATTATGATTTTGGAGTTAAAGGCCCCTGAGAATCCTAATTTTTCGGCCCTATTTGAAGAAGCACCGTACTTCTTTGCTTACATTGTAAGTGCCCTCTTCATTGCCGTGGCCTGGTATAACCAACACTATATGTTTATGTTGGCCACCCACATCTCGAAAAAAATTTATTGGCTCAATAATCTCTGGTTGTTTTCCATGTCATTGATTCCGGTTTCAACAGCCTGGGTTGGTCGTTACATTAATGATCCGGATCCTGAAATTTTTTATTTATTGGTCTTTGCGTTTTGGAGCTATGCCTACCTCTTCTTGAGTAAGGCAATTGCAGACGAACTGGAAAAAACCGGTGGTCCAGCCGCCAAGATTAGAGGAATGTTTATTTACCGCTTCATTGGCAGCGTGTGGTTCCCTTTAATCTTAGTTGTTTTAATCGTCGTGGTCTTTTTCTTTCCACCTGCAGGCCTGTTCATTGGCTTCATCGAGGTCGTTTTGAATGGAATTCGGACTAATGATGATAGTGATAAGTTAGATCAAATCAAAAATTAA
- the argS gene encoding arginine--tRNA ligase, with protein MDYKQLVADVVADAVDNQVSSSDIYAKIETPKTAQNGDLAFPAFMLAKVMHQNPKIIAEQIASEINTDAFSQIKAVGPYVNFFLNQGQVSAQVLETVLTEKDHYGDNHDGDNGVVTIDMSSPNIAKPMSMGHLRSTVIGNSIAKILTKNGYRPIKDNHLGDWGTQFGKLITAYLKWGNEEDVKRDPIHYLVKYYVEFHQRDEQDPALDEEAREWFKKLEDGDPEAVKLWKWFRDVSLKAFNQTYKKLGVDFDTYNGESFYNDKLQDVVDTLKKDGLLEKSQGASVVDLSDQDLNPALILKTDGASLYVTRDIATAIYRDETYHPVMNLYVVGSEQTYYFKQLKAVLQKMGLQSAAGLHHVPFGLITVNGKKLSTRHGNIVLLNEVLDESVKMAAQQIKEKNPTLPNQQQVAEEVGVGAVIFGDLKNSRIDSIDFNLQDQLKFEGETGPYVQYAHARAESVLAKAGKRDYQAGNHQLTDDEAWEIVKLLQSFPAVVKKANAEFEPSVIAKYSLRLAKAFNKYYAHTKILTDDEQLDARLALVKSVSIILKEALRLLGVQAPDEM; from the coding sequence ATGGATTACAAACAACTAGTAGCTGATGTTGTGGCTGATGCGGTTGACAATCAAGTTAGTTCCAGTGATATTTATGCAAAAATTGAAACGCCGAAAACGGCGCAAAATGGCGATTTAGCCTTTCCTGCTTTTATGTTGGCGAAGGTCATGCACCAAAATCCAAAGATAATTGCAGAACAAATTGCCAGTGAGATTAATACGGATGCTTTTTCCCAAATTAAGGCAGTCGGCCCCTACGTAAACTTTTTCTTAAATCAGGGCCAGGTTAGTGCACAGGTGCTAGAAACCGTTTTAACGGAGAAAGATCATTACGGAGATAACCACGATGGTGATAACGGCGTGGTTACGATTGACATGTCATCTCCAAATATTGCTAAACCCATGTCCATGGGTCACTTGCGATCTACGGTGATTGGAAATTCGATTGCTAAGATTTTAACTAAAAATGGTTACCGTCCCATTAAAGATAACCACTTAGGTGATTGGGGAACCCAATTTGGAAAGTTAATTACGGCGTACCTGAAGTGGGGGAATGAAGAAGACGTTAAACGTGATCCCATCCACTACTTGGTGAAATACTACGTTGAATTTCACCAGCGTGATGAGCAAGATCCTGCTTTAGATGAAGAAGCGCGAGAATGGTTCAAAAAGTTAGAAGATGGGGATCCAGAAGCCGTTAAGTTGTGGAAATGGTTCCGCGACGTTTCCTTAAAGGCCTTCAATCAAACTTACAAAAAGCTGGGCGTTGATTTTGACACCTACAACGGAGAATCGTTCTACAACGATAAGCTGCAAGACGTGGTTGATACCCTGAAAAAGGATGGCTTACTTGAAAAATCACAAGGTGCTTCAGTGGTTGATCTTAGTGACCAAGACTTAAATCCAGCCTTAATTTTGAAAACGGATGGGGCCTCTTTGTACGTTACCCGGGACATTGCAACAGCCATTTATCGTGATGAAACCTATCATCCAGTGATGAACCTGTACGTTGTGGGTTCAGAACAAACCTACTACTTTAAACAGTTGAAGGCCGTTTTGCAGAAGATGGGCTTGCAATCTGCAGCTGGATTACATCACGTTCCGTTTGGATTGATTACGGTGAACGGAAAAAAATTGTCCACGCGTCACGGAAACATCGTGTTACTGAACGAAGTTTTGGATGAATCAGTTAAAATGGCTGCCCAGCAAATTAAGGAAAAGAATCCCACGTTACCTAATCAACAGCAGGTTGCTGAAGAAGTGGGCGTGGGCGCTGTAATTTTTGGGGACCTGAAGAATTCTCGGATTGATAGTATCGACTTTAACCTCCAGGACCAACTGAAGTTTGAAGGAGAAACTGGTCCTTACGTTCAATACGCTCACGCTCGAGCTGAAAGTGTCTTGGCTAAGGCTGGCAAACGGGATTATCAAGCTGGTAATCATCAATTAACCGATGATGAAGCTTGGGAAATCGTGAAATTATTACAATCATTTCCAGCCGTGGTTAAAAAGGCCAACGCTGAATTTGAACCATCTGTGATTGCTAAATATTCCTTACGGTTAGCCAAGGCGTTCAATAAGTATTATGCGCACACAAAAATTTTAACGGATGATGAGCAACTCGATGCTCGTTTGGCACTCGTAAAGAGTGTTTCTATCATTCTAAAAGAAGCATTACGGTTATTAGGAGTTCAGGCTCCTGATGAAATGTAA
- a CDS encoding aspartate/glutamate racemase family protein produces MKDFFTILGGMGTEATEAYIHLLNERTPAHRDQDYLNYVLVNHATVPDRTDYIVDPKHQPNPLIPLAEDVQQQSQLGPKFFALPCNTAHYFYDQLQALTEIPILHMPNLAIAAVAQKFPNAKRVGLIATDGTLKDRVYEVPIQAAGYQFVMPTPEIAQETMTLIYDDVKAQNWVDEDLYHHILQQMVEDLDCDVVILGCTEISVAEERAGHADFPVIDAQGELVDESIRLALDARQQNN; encoded by the coding sequence ATGAAAGACTTTTTTACGATTTTAGGTGGGATGGGCACGGAAGCAACGGAAGCCTACATTCATTTATTGAATGAACGGACGCCAGCGCATCGCGATCAAGATTATTTGAACTACGTCTTGGTGAACCATGCGACGGTTCCCGACCGAACTGATTACATTGTTGATCCTAAACATCAGCCTAATCCATTGATTCCCTTAGCAGAAGACGTACAGCAACAAAGTCAGCTAGGACCAAAATTCTTTGCGCTACCATGTAATACAGCTCATTATTTTTATGATCAACTGCAAGCCCTAACGGAGATTCCAATTTTACACATGCCTAATTTGGCGATTGCAGCGGTGGCCCAAAAGTTTCCCAACGCGAAACGCGTGGGACTGATTGCTACCGATGGAACGCTCAAAGATCGGGTTTATGAAGTTCCGATTCAAGCTGCTGGCTATCAATTTGTGATGCCTACTCCAGAAATTGCCCAAGAAACCATGACGCTGATTTATGATGACGTTAAGGCGCAAAACTGGGTGGATGAGGATTTGTATCATCACATTTTGCAACAAATGGTAGAGGACTTAGATTGTGATGTCGTCATTTTAGGTTGTACCGAGATTTCGGTGGCCGAAGAACGAGCAGGGCATGCTGATTTTCCGGTGATTGATGCACAAGGAGAATTAGTCGACGAATCGATTCGGTTAGCACTAGATGCTCGCCAACAAAATAATTAA
- a CDS encoding carboxylate--amine ligase, with amino-acid sequence MKNAVPNFTPILLGSDFNVYGMARSFYELNGKPVRAIAQKRLAPTRYSKIVDLTFIPDFSEDPAWINAMRKLKQEYANHPEPVLLIGCSDGYAELIAKHKDELEDVFVCPYVDYQLLKQLNDKENFYRLCEKYDLPYPGTKIISRADYQQNQIDQPFGYPVAVKPANSVEWVDIQFEGRKKAFIIHDEVEYRSVIGKIFDNGYKSDVIVQDFIPGDDSRMRVVNAYVDQYHHVKMMNLGHPLLEDPAPGAIGNYVAILPEYNEAIYQQLKQFLEQLNYVGYADFDLKWDERDQTYKVFEINLRQGRSSFYVTLNGCNLAQYLVEDYVTDSLKDRPIVLGNHDPKNWKLWLGVSKRTFEEYAHDNREKELAVELIQQGQYGNTFWYNKDENPMRWLLWKWMDHKYAQNFAKYFHLEKG; translated from the coding sequence ATGAAAAATGCAGTTCCAAACTTTACTCCAATCCTATTAGGGAGTGATTTTAACGTTTATGGAATGGCGCGCTCTTTTTATGAATTAAACGGTAAACCAGTTCGGGCCATTGCCCAGAAGAGATTAGCACCGACGCGCTATTCTAAAATTGTGGATTTGACTTTTATTCCCGATTTTAGTGAGGATCCGGCTTGGATTAACGCCATGCGGAAGCTCAAGCAGGAGTACGCTAACCACCCAGAACCGGTCCTGTTGATCGGTTGTAGCGATGGGTATGCGGAGTTAATTGCTAAGCACAAGGACGAATTAGAAGATGTATTTGTGTGTCCATATGTCGATTATCAATTGTTGAAACAGTTAAACGACAAGGAAAATTTTTATCGACTCTGTGAAAAGTACGACTTACCGTATCCTGGCACCAAAATTATTTCGCGCGCGGACTACCAACAAAATCAGATTGACCAACCATTTGGTTACCCAGTGGCGGTCAAACCTGCTAACAGTGTCGAATGGGTTGACATTCAGTTTGAAGGGCGGAAAAAGGCCTTTATCATTCATGACGAAGTCGAATACCGGTCGGTAATTGGGAAAATTTTTGACAATGGTTACAAATCAGATGTGATTGTCCAAGATTTTATCCCAGGAGACGACAGTCGCATGCGGGTGGTTAATGCTTACGTCGACCAGTATCATCACGTTAAAATGATGAACCTCGGCCATCCATTACTGGAAGATCCAGCCCCTGGAGCAATTGGCAATTACGTTGCTATTTTACCGGAATATAACGAGGCCATTTATCAACAACTTAAGCAGTTTTTAGAGCAACTTAACTACGTGGGTTATGCCGATTTTGATTTAAAGTGGGACGAACGGGACCAAACATATAAGGTGTTTGAAATTAATCTTCGCCAGGGTCGGAGTAGTTTTTATGTGACTCTGAATGGCTGTAACTTAGCCCAATATCTAGTAGAAGATTACGTTACGGACAGCTTGAAAGATCGACCCATCGTGTTAGGAAATCACGACCCAAAGAACTGGAAGCTCTGGTTAGGAGTTTCCAAACGAACGTTTGAAGAGTATGCTCACGATAACCGCGAAAAAGAGTTAGCGGTCGAATTAATCCAGCAGGGTCAATACGGAAATACGTTCTGGTACAATAAGGACGAGAATCCGATGCGTTGGTTGCTCTGGAAATGGATGGATCATAAGTACGCGCAAAACTTTGCGAAGTACTTCCATTTAGAAAAAGGATGA
- a CDS encoding DUF1516 family protein — protein MLVPVILCAWLLLLASTCWGIFLHQDKQVVKALIISRGLYIIILILEVVLVLHHFNQQPWLAGANFVASVVAASLIDITFQRKFLGLLTRAIAIATIISIIVAMGLALGLL, from the coding sequence ATGTTAGTTCCCGTAATTCTGTGCGCCTGGCTACTCTTGCTGGCTTCAACTTGCTGGGGAATTTTTCTCCATCAGGATAAACAAGTGGTCAAGGCGCTTATCATTAGTCGTGGTTTATACATTATTATTTTAATTCTTGAGGTGGTTTTAGTGTTACACCACTTTAACCAACAACCGTGGTTAGCTGGCGCCAATTTTGTCGCCAGTGTGGTCGCCGCCTCGCTGATCGACATCACCTTTCAACGTAAATTCCTAGGCTTGCTTACCAGAGCCATTGCCATTGCGACTATCATCAGTATCATTGTCGCAATGGGATTAGCCCTGGGTTTACTCTAA
- a CDS encoding VTT domain-containing protein, giving the protein MHFLIDFFLHIDKHLIYLVNAFGNWTYLILFLIIFVETGAVILPFLPGDSLLFAAAALAANPQYGLNIWIFVISFLLASILGDSLNFMIGRKVGMGITKNHFFGRFIKEKDLQRARSFFDKYGAVAIFIARFIPIVRTFAPFVAASSDYSYQKFIKYNLAACFAWVILCCGGGYFFGNIPFVQEHFSLVVISIIGISLIPAVVGILKERYSAK; this is encoded by the coding sequence ATGCATTTTTTAATCGACTTTTTCTTACATATCGATAAACATCTAATTTATTTAGTAAACGCTTTTGGTAATTGGACTTATTTAATTTTGTTCCTCATTATCTTTGTGGAAACCGGAGCGGTAATCCTCCCCTTCCTCCCCGGTGATTCCCTCTTATTTGCAGCAGCAGCCCTGGCTGCTAATCCCCAATACGGATTAAACATTTGGATTTTTGTAATTTCCTTCCTTTTAGCTTCAATCCTAGGTGACTCGTTAAACTTTATGATTGGCCGGAAAGTTGGAATGGGAATTACGAAAAACCACTTTTTCGGACGCTTCATTAAGGAAAAGGATTTACAACGCGCTCGTTCCTTCTTTGATAAGTACGGAGCGGTTGCCATCTTCATTGCCCGTTTTATTCCCATCGTTAGAACTTTTGCCCCCTTTGTTGCTGCCAGCAGTGACTATAGCTACCAAAAATTTATCAAGTACAACTTGGCGGCTTGCTTTGCGTGGGTAATCCTCTGTTGTGGTGGTGGCTATTTCTTTGGAAACATCCCCTTCGTTCAAGAACACTTCTCTTTAGTAGTTATTTCCATCATCGGAATCTCATTAATCCCAGCTGTGGTTGGAATTTTAAAGGAACGTTATTCGGCTAAATAA
- a CDS encoding UDP-N-acetylmuramoyl-L-alanyl-D-glutamate--2,6-diaminopimelate ligase, translated as MLSVAEIIKLLQEHHLLKSTNATDEQITFQDVSYDSRTVTKGALFFCKGNFHPAYLRTAQQQGATGFVAEEHQLESATLIEFVVSNVQKAMALLSAAFFDFPQNELTTFAITGTKGKTTTAYFLREAINKATENRTALFSTVNTILGPKPRDTFKSALTTPESLDLFKNMRTAVDRGMKFLVMEVSSQAYLKNRVFNLHFDVGSFLNISPDHVGENEHPTFANYLHCKEQLLVNSKQVVINAATDQLQDVYFAAKTTTDPENIYLYARNGTETALPVQLDFTFDSEADTLTDNEIYLRALTSKAQALKLDGKYQIGIPGDYNETNAVDAIINAGLAGFQREQLLTGLAETQIPGRMERYVSRGHGTVYVDYAHNYASTKALLQFLKTQSPEGKTIAVVGSPGNKGIDRREGFGKALSEEADVAILTTDDPAFEDPVAIAKTIDSHINHQRVQVHYEMDREKAIQKAIQMGTPSDIIVVLGKGQDPYQKIKGVDTPYPTDSVVVRNFLDQLQ; from the coding sequence ATGTTGAGCGTTGCGGAAATTATAAAATTATTACAGGAACATCATTTATTAAAGTCAACGAATGCCACTGATGAACAAATTACATTTCAGGACGTTAGTTATGATTCTCGAACGGTTACGAAGGGAGCTCTCTTTTTCTGTAAGGGAAATTTTCACCCCGCTTATTTAAGGACCGCTCAACAACAAGGAGCCACTGGATTTGTAGCAGAAGAGCATCAACTAGAAAGCGCAACTTTAATCGAATTTGTAGTCAGTAACGTGCAAAAAGCAATGGCCTTGTTATCGGCGGCTTTCTTTGATTTTCCCCAAAATGAACTAACGACGTTTGCCATTACTGGGACCAAAGGAAAAACGACCACGGCATACTTTTTACGAGAAGCGATTAATAAAGCCACTGAGAATCGAACGGCCTTGTTTTCGACCGTTAATACCATTCTAGGACCCAAGCCTCGTGACACGTTTAAGTCGGCGCTAACGACCCCAGAATCATTAGATTTATTTAAAAACATGCGGACGGCCGTTGACCGGGGAATGAAATTTCTGGTAATGGAAGTTTCCTCGCAGGCATACTTGAAAAATCGGGTATTTAATTTGCACTTTGATGTAGGTAGCTTTTTAAATATTTCACCGGATCACGTGGGGGAAAATGAACATCCTACCTTTGCGAACTACTTGCACTGCAAGGAACAGTTACTGGTGAATTCCAAACAAGTGGTGATTAACGCTGCCACTGACCAGCTGCAAGACGTTTATTTTGCGGCTAAAACCACCACTGATCCAGAAAATATTTACCTATATGCCCGCAATGGGACTGAAACGGCACTACCCGTTCAATTGGACTTTACCTTTGATAGCGAAGCCGATACGCTGACGGATAATGAGATTTACCTTCGGGCTTTAACGTCTAAGGCACAGGCGCTAAAATTGGACGGTAAATATCAAATTGGGATTCCTGGTGATTACAATGAAACCAATGCGGTGGACGCAATCATTAATGCCGGCTTGGCTGGCTTTCAGCGGGAACAACTTTTAACCGGATTAGCGGAAACCCAGATTCCGGGTCGGATGGAACGCTACGTGAGTCGTGGTCACGGGACGGTTTACGTTGATTATGCACATAATTACGCTAGTACTAAGGCCTTGCTCCAATTTTTAAAGACGCAGTCGCCAGAAGGAAAAACGATTGCAGTGGTTGGCAGTCCTGGTAATAAGGGGATTGACCGGCGGGAAGGATTTGGTAAAGCCCTGAGTGAAGAAGCCGATGTGGCAATTTTAACTACCGATGACCCGGCCTTTGAAGATCCGGTAGCGATTGCGAAAACCATTGATAGTCATATTAATCACCAGCGGGTGCAAGTCCATTACGAAATGGATCGGGAAAAAGCGATTCAAAAAGCAATCCAAATGGGGACGCCTAGTGATATAATCGTGGTTCTAGGGAAAGGACAAGATCCTTATCAAAAGATTAAAGGAGTTGATACTCCTTATCCCACTGATTCAGTGGTCGTTAGAAACTTTTTAGACCAGCTTCAGTAA
- a CDS encoding MarR family winged helix-turn-helix transcriptional regulator, protein MTKLERKGITMAANSAKKKTKNVYLSNEDLDDIKSQLCFAIYSTNKKFNHFYQEVLKSFDLTYPQYLVMIVLWEYSPITVHQLGQSIDLDSGTLTPLLKRLGKKGWITKSRSTEDERVVNVSLTPYAEEMKDKIRDHVAKAFEALGLDKDDVQESMEGLYSISKKLDNLDLEQFN, encoded by the coding sequence ATGACAAAATTAGAAAGAAAAGGGATTACAATGGCAGCAAACAGTGCGAAAAAAAAGACCAAAAACGTTTATCTATCGAATGAAGATTTGGATGATATAAAGAGCCAGTTGTGCTTTGCAATTTATAGTACCAATAAGAAGTTCAATCATTTTTATCAAGAGGTTTTGAAGAGCTTTGATCTTACATATCCACAGTATTTAGTGATGATTGTCCTTTGGGAATATTCTCCGATTACGGTTCATCAATTAGGGCAAAGTATTGACCTTGATAGTGGCACTTTGACCCCCTTATTGAAACGACTTGGGAAAAAAGGCTGGATTACTAAGAGTCGTTCTACTGAAGACGAACGAGTTGTAAACGTTTCGTTGACTCCTTATGCAGAAGAAATGAAAGATAAAATCCGTGATCACGTAGCTAAAGCGTTTGAAGCCCTTGGATTAGACAAGGATGACGTTCAAGAATCAATGGAAGGTCTTTATAGTATTTCGAAGAAATTAGATAATTTAGATTTAGAACAGTTTAATTAA
- a CDS encoding fluoride efflux transporter FluC: MEPLLVLIGGIVGGGLRISLTDLLPDLVFPYATLLINLGGAFLLPLWNNYWAFKFHCRPAVRKAVGVGGIGSFTTFSGITLDVGHLLLNQHYAGLAIYLLITIIGGVICAILGDQYSNSLRESEAI; the protein is encoded by the coding sequence GTGGAACCTCTCTTAGTTCTCATTGGGGGAATCGTCGGCGGCGGTCTTCGAATTAGTCTAACTGACCTGCTTCCAGACCTCGTTTTCCCTTACGCTACTCTATTAATCAATCTTGGCGGAGCCTTTCTGCTACCTCTGTGGAATAATTACTGGGCCTTTAAATTCCATTGTCGCCCTGCCGTTCGTAAAGCCGTTGGTGTTGGTGGAATTGGCTCGTTCACTACTTTCTCTGGAATCACACTTGATGTTGGTCATCTTCTGCTTAATCAGCACTACGCTGGCTTAGCAATCTATCTTTTGATTACCATCATCGGTGGCGTAATCTGTGCCATTTTAGGGGATCAATATTCCAACTCCTTGCGAGAAAGCGAGGCTATTTAA
- a CDS encoding transglycosylase domain-containing protein, with the protein MMQAKQTPWWKRFLRASWNQLKRLNHRFLLTRWLIIIVLLITLVSVTYLTVVAKTAHVRDLESNLSRSTVIYDQNGTQAGKLYAQKGTYVKADKISPDIANAIISTEDRNFYHEHGFSVKGYGRALLLAITNKLTGKNQISGGGSTISQQLAKNTFLSQQQTLSRKFKELFISIEIENIYSKQQILTMYMNNAYFGNGVYGVQDASRKYFGMDADELPVQDAAVLAGMLQNPSNNPIDHPEAAKERRNVVLQLMADNKKIPQSKVKYYQSLPLGTKDTFTVGNNYKYPYYFDAVINEAINKYGLSEKAIMNNGYKIYTNLNQQQQQSFQADFKNPNLFPQDAADGTKVQAASVALDPKSGGVQAVVGGRNKDVFRGFNRATDIKRQPGSTMKPLAVYAPALENGFKYDSELVNKKLSYGKNHYTPKNINDVYTGKVPMYQALAQSLNAPAVWTLDQIGVNKGYEAVQKFNLPVTKKDDNLALALGGLSTGVSPQQLAGAYTAFANQGKLTKPFYITKIVDSTGKTIVQNDGATPSQVMSKDTARQMTSMMLGVFDYGTGTTAKPAGYQVAGKTGSTEADSSTDADATRDKWIVGYTPDVVVATWEGFDSTNANHHLENLSGTGVNSLFKHQMEQILPDTAQTQFKVQDSATMVAAKRSRTNRSTATNGSAWTQKAEELNQKLLDKGSDLTDKAIEKARSLLGF; encoded by the coding sequence ATGATGCAAGCGAAGCAAACCCCTTGGTGGAAACGATTCTTACGAGCCAGTTGGAATCAATTGAAACGATTGAATCACCGGTTCTTACTGACCCGTTGGTTAATCATCATCGTTTTGTTAATTACGTTAGTTTCAGTAACGTACCTAACGGTGGTGGCCAAAACCGCTCACGTTCGTGATCTAGAATCCAATCTTTCTCGGTCTACGGTTATTTATGACCAAAATGGAACCCAGGCCGGTAAACTATATGCCCAAAAGGGAACCTACGTAAAGGCAGATAAAATTTCCCCAGACATTGCGAATGCCATTATTTCCACGGAAGACCGTAATTTTTATCATGAGCATGGTTTTTCGGTCAAAGGATATGGACGCGCATTGTTATTAGCGATTACCAATAAATTAACCGGTAAGAACCAGATTAGTGGGGGTGGAAGTACGATTTCGCAGCAACTAGCGAAAAATACGTTCCTTTCCCAACAGCAAACCCTGTCACGAAAATTCAAAGAACTGTTTATTTCCATTGAAATTGAAAACATCTATTCGAAGCAGCAAATTCTAACGATGTACATGAATAATGCTTACTTTGGTAACGGAGTCTACGGGGTGCAGGATGCTTCTCGGAAATACTTTGGGATGGATGCTGACGAGTTACCGGTGCAGGATGCTGCTGTACTGGCGGGAATGTTACAAAATCCTAGTAATAATCCGATTGATCACCCGGAAGCGGCTAAAGAACGGCGAAACGTCGTTTTACAGTTGATGGCCGATAACAAAAAGATTCCGCAAAGTAAGGTGAAGTACTATCAATCGCTCCCGTTAGGAACGAAGGATACCTTTACGGTGGGGAATAACTACAAATACCCGTACTATTTTGATGCAGTAATTAATGAAGCCATTAATAAATATGGATTGTCCGAAAAGGCCATTATGAACAATGGCTACAAAATTTACACTAATTTGAACCAACAACAACAGCAAAGTTTTCAAGCAGACTTTAAAAATCCAAATCTTTTTCCCCAAGATGCTGCGGATGGAACGAAGGTGCAAGCCGCCTCAGTTGCCTTGGATCCAAAGAGCGGGGGAGTACAAGCCGTTGTCGGTGGTCGAAATAAGGATGTTTTCCGAGGCTTTAACCGGGCGACAGACATTAAACGGCAACCTGGATCAACGATGAAACCCCTTGCCGTCTACGCTCCCGCACTAGAAAACGGCTTTAAGTATGATTCGGAATTAGTTAATAAAAAGTTATCCTACGGAAAAAATCACTATACGCCGAAAAATATCAATGACGTTTACACCGGCAAGGTCCCCATGTATCAAGCCCTCGCACAAAGTCTAAATGCGCCCGCTGTGTGGACATTGGATCAAATTGGGGTAAACAAGGGTTATGAAGCCGTGCAGAAGTTTAATTTGCCGGTTACCAAAAAGGATGATAACCTGGCCTTAGCATTAGGGGGACTTTCAACGGGAGTTTCACCACAGCAGTTAGCAGGTGCCTATACGGCCTTTGCCAATCAAGGGAAACTAACGAAGCCGTTTTACATTACGAAAATTGTTGATTCAACCGGAAAAACGATTGTTCAAAATGATGGAGCCACTCCGAGTCAAGTAATGTCTAAAGACACTGCTCGCCAGATGACCAGCATGATGCTGGGGGTCTTTGACTACGGGACGGGAACCACGGCGAAACCAGCTGGTTATCAAGTAGCTGGGAAAACTGGGAGTACCGAAGCCGATAGCAGTACTGATGCGGATGCGACACGAGATAAGTGGATCGTGGGGTATACGCCTGACGTGGTGGTTGCTACTTGGGAAGGTTTTGATAGCACAAATGCCAATCATCATTTAGAAAATCTGAGTGGAACGGGGGTCAATTCACTGTTTAAACACCAGATGGAACAAATCTTGCCAGATACCGCCCAGACGCAATTTAAAGTTCAGGACTCTGCTACGATGGTGGCTGCCAAACGCAGTCGAACGAATAGAAGCACGGCTACTAATGGCAGTGCGTGGACGCAAAAGGCTGAGGAATTGAACCAAAAATTGCTTGATAAGGGAAGTGACTTGACCGATAAAGCGATTGAGAAGGCGCGGAGTTTGTTAGGTTTTTAG